From a single Paenibacillus sp. FSL W8-0426 genomic region:
- a CDS encoding extracellular solute-binding protein translates to MKVWKSVASAVLVSVLLAGCGQSTGTDESQGGSASGSTVNLKIFVAQPRLKEHYDKYIEQFKAKEKAEKNIEVNVQLEMPPADNAAQILKTRLASNDAPDVFALHAVNEIPPFSKAGYLEDLSDQPFVDKLLDSVKPSVTDANGKIVAVPLETLSWGYLYNKDIFKEQGLEPPTTLTEMKAVVDKLKAAGITPFELAYKEAWVPQLFLPLTVGALTQSEHKDFLDKMNQDQGSFSDMKAMFDAFDLVTANGTEKALEVGADDGAAAFATGKAAMWVQGPWYAETILKSNPDIHFGVAPMPINDNPDDTKINLSTSTSLAVSSSSKNKEVALDFVNYILDDKDSSAFYEALKFNPVAKVHNFESFPWVDDAMKYVNEGKAYQDPSVPQAVKDESGKALQGYYSGQLNQQQVIDALDKAWKSYNKVNK, encoded by the coding sequence AAGCGTCGCAAGTGCAGTACTGGTCAGCGTATTGCTCGCAGGGTGCGGTCAGAGCACGGGAACGGACGAATCACAGGGAGGCTCTGCATCCGGCAGTACGGTCAATTTGAAAATATTCGTTGCGCAACCTCGGCTGAAGGAACATTACGATAAATATATAGAACAGTTCAAGGCCAAGGAGAAGGCGGAGAAAAACATTGAAGTAAACGTGCAGCTGGAGATGCCGCCGGCGGACAATGCTGCGCAGATTCTGAAGACACGCTTGGCCTCGAACGACGCGCCTGACGTATTCGCGCTGCACGCGGTCAACGAAATTCCGCCGTTCAGCAAGGCAGGTTATCTGGAAGACCTGTCAGATCAGCCATTCGTCGACAAATTGCTTGATTCGGTGAAACCTTCCGTGACAGATGCCAATGGTAAAATCGTTGCCGTGCCTTTGGAAACGCTGTCATGGGGATACCTCTACAACAAGGATATCTTCAAGGAACAAGGGCTTGAACCGCCAACAACGCTGACTGAAATGAAGGCGGTCGTCGACAAGCTGAAAGCAGCCGGCATTACGCCGTTCGAGCTGGCCTACAAGGAAGCTTGGGTACCACAGCTCTTCCTGCCGCTGACGGTAGGCGCGCTCACCCAATCCGAGCACAAGGATTTCCTGGACAAAATGAATCAGGATCAGGGTTCGTTTTCCGATATGAAAGCGATGTTTGATGCCTTTGACCTGGTGACGGCAAACGGCACGGAGAAGGCGCTGGAAGTCGGCGCGGACGACGGAGCGGCTGCATTTGCAACAGGCAAAGCGGCGATGTGGGTACAGGGTCCGTGGTATGCGGAGACCATTCTGAAGTCTAACCCGGACATCCATTTCGGCGTTGCGCCGATGCCGATCAACGACAATCCGGACGATACCAAAATCAATCTGAGCACGTCCACGTCGCTCGCCGTTTCTTCCAGCAGCAAAAACAAGGAAGTGGCGCTCGATTTCGTGAACTACATTCTCGACGACAAAGACTCCAGTGCGTTCTATGAAGCGCTCAAATTCAATCCGGTAGCGAAAGTCCACAACTTTGAAAGTTTCCCTTGGGTGGACGATGCCATGAAATACGTCAATGAAGGCAAAGCCTATCAGGATCCGTCGGTACCGCAGGCAGTGAAGGATGAGTCAGGCAAGGCGCTGCAGGGCTACTACTCCGGACAGTTGAACCAACAACAGGTGATCGATGCGCTCGACAAGGCGTGGAAATCGTACAACAAAGTCAACAAGTAG
- a CDS encoding transposase: protein MGEQRQRYNEEFKKQTVKYIQEQTKTLSDVAEDLNIPKSTLSQWMTKYRQFDQENVNHPEKIRNLEQTLRANEAEQRRKDREIEDLKEELAILKKALHIFSKEKN, encoded by the coding sequence ATGGGAGAACAACGGCAACGTTACAATGAAGAATTTAAGAAACAAACGGTAAAGTACATTCAGGAGCAAACAAAGACGCTATCCGATGTAGCGGAAGATTTAAATATTCCTAAAAGTACGCTGAGTCAATGGATGACTAAGTACCGGCAATTCGATCAGGAAAACGTCAACCATCCTGAAAAGATCCGAAATCTCGAACAAACACTCCGAGCAAATGAAGCAGAACAACGCCGGAAAGACCGTGAAATTGAAGATCTCAAAGAAGAACTGGCTATCCTAAAAAAGGCGCTGCACATCTTCAGCAAGGAAAAGAACTGA
- a CDS encoding transposase — MGEQRQRYNEEFKKQTVKYIQEQTKTLSDVAEDLNIPKSTLSQWMTKYRQFDQESVNHPEKIRNLEQTLRANEAEQRRKDREIEDLKEELAILKKALHIFSKEKN; from the coding sequence ATGGGAGAACAACGGCAACGCTATAATGAAGAATTTAAGAAACAAACGGTAAAGTACATTCAGGAGCAAACGAAGACGTTATCCGATGTAGCGGAAGATTTAAATATTCCTAAAAGTACGCTGAGTCAATGGATGACCAAGTATCGGCAGTTCGATCAGGAAAGCGTCAATCATCCCGAAAAGATCCGAAATCTCGAACAAACACTACGGGCCAATGAAGCAGAACAACGCCGGAAAGACCGTGAAATTGAAGATCTCAAAGAAGAGTTGGCTATCCTAAAAAAGGCGCTGCACATCTTCAGCAAGGAAAAGAACTGA
- a CDS encoding methyl-accepting chemotaxis protein, giving the protein MNIIDALVAASPYFKIMLREHNLMIAVTDMEKFRYYVPSEDLDLGIKAGDAISLDDPTLRRALVDGETSANRIAEHFYGTAINSAATPIRDEGGHIVGALAIGFSLRNEQKLEQFTELISSIGGQLTDMVQTVAAHSEELTASSTQILDNSRQAVQNSAEINKVASFIREISEQTNLLGLNAAIEAARAGEAGAGFGVVASEVRKLSSGTKEATVNIERSLKQVQDSIRQMESEITSITQSSNQQAELVTEFSNVIEHLNSVSQELKTFIESMLLRAD; this is encoded by the coding sequence TTGAATATCATTGATGCCCTTGTTGCCGCAAGCCCTTATTTCAAAATCATGCTAAGGGAACACAACCTCATGATCGCCGTCACAGACATGGAGAAATTCAGATATTACGTGCCCAGCGAAGACCTCGACCTCGGAATCAAGGCAGGCGATGCGATCTCGCTGGATGACCCTACGCTGCGGCGAGCGCTTGTGGACGGCGAAACGTCGGCCAACCGCATTGCCGAGCATTTTTACGGAACTGCCATCAATTCTGCCGCAACTCCGATTCGTGATGAGGGAGGGCATATCGTCGGTGCGCTCGCGATCGGCTTTTCGCTGCGCAACGAACAAAAACTGGAGCAATTCACCGAATTGATCAGCAGCATTGGCGGGCAATTGACCGACATGGTGCAGACCGTGGCTGCCCATTCCGAAGAGCTGACCGCTTCTTCGACTCAAATTCTGGACAACTCCCGGCAGGCCGTCCAGAATTCGGCCGAAATTAACAAGGTTGCTTCTTTCATTCGCGAAATTTCCGAGCAGACGAACCTCCTTGGCCTAAATGCAGCCATCGAGGCTGCGCGGGCAGGCGAAGCCGGTGCCGGCTTCGGCGTGGTCGCTTCCGAAGTCCGCAAGCTCTCGAGCGGAACCAAAGAGGCCACCGTGAACATTGAACGTTCCCTGAAACAAGTGCAGGATTCCATTCGCCAGATGGAATCGGAGATTACCTCCATCACCCAGTCCAGCAATCAACAGGCTGAACTGGTGACGGAGTTCAGCAATGTCATCGAACATCTGAACAGCGTCAGCCAAGAGCTGAAAACGTTCATAGAGTCCATGCTGCTTCGAGCCGACTGA
- a CDS encoding PLP-dependent aminotransferase family protein — protein MKHADNGQAAAGWKPNPASPLPLYRQIELHIRDKITAGEWTAGYRLPAQRAMAEAMGVNRSTLITALDNLAAAGMIKGRHGGGTYVCGAGWHAIAHEAAAFPNWNEAVEEGSHYPNLPEVQHINEAEFQPGIIRLGTGELAPELMPHDAFQAILRSLPERSRTLNYMEPQGSLELRTAISAHLQAHGVQASPASILIVSGSIQALHLISVGLLPRGSAVMLERPSYLYSIHAFQSAGLKLNGIAMDGEGPLLPALAEAARRGGVGKSNISLLYTIPSFHNPTGALMREERRQELLAAAHASGIAILEDAAYADLWLEAPPPPSLKARDRDGRVLYMGTLSKAVSPGLRLGWLVGHEPVIRRLADIKMQTDYGTSSLAQEAAALWFAEGHHEQHLERLRPELRRRRDHMLELLERHFRGLAEWNRPAGGFYVWLRFTAGQPSIRKLFHACLEQGVLIHPGYLYDRLDAEHLRLSYAYASPEEMERGLRILAQTAKRMLD, from the coding sequence ATGAAACATGCCGACAATGGACAAGCAGCTGCAGGCTGGAAGCCCAATCCCGCATCCCCCTTGCCGCTGTACCGTCAGATCGAGCTCCATATCCGCGATAAAATCACGGCAGGCGAGTGGACGGCCGGTTACCGTCTGCCTGCGCAGCGCGCCATGGCGGAGGCCATGGGGGTCAATCGCAGCACCTTGATTACCGCGCTGGACAATCTCGCTGCCGCAGGCATGATTAAAGGACGTCATGGCGGGGGCACGTATGTCTGCGGAGCTGGCTGGCATGCGATCGCCCATGAGGCAGCAGCCTTTCCAAATTGGAACGAAGCCGTCGAGGAAGGATCGCATTACCCCAACCTGCCTGAGGTCCAGCATATTAACGAGGCGGAATTCCAGCCAGGCATCATCCGGCTGGGGACGGGCGAGCTTGCTCCCGAGCTGATGCCGCATGATGCCTTTCAGGCCATTTTGCGCTCCTTGCCAGAACGAAGCCGCACCCTGAACTACATGGAACCGCAGGGCAGCCTGGAGCTGCGCACCGCCATATCGGCCCATTTGCAGGCACATGGCGTGCAAGCTTCTCCGGCATCCATCCTGATCGTGTCCGGCTCGATTCAGGCCTTGCACCTCATATCGGTTGGTTTGCTTCCGCGCGGATCGGCGGTGATGCTGGAGCGTCCGTCCTATCTGTATTCGATCCATGCTTTTCAGTCCGCCGGGCTGAAATTGAACGGCATCGCCATGGATGGCGAAGGACCGCTGCTCCCGGCTCTGGCAGAAGCTGCCCGGCGCGGCGGGGTCGGCAAAAGCAACATCTCGCTGCTCTACACGATCCCGAGCTTCCACAACCCTACCGGCGCGCTGATGAGGGAAGAGCGCCGCCAAGAGCTGCTGGCCGCAGCCCACGCCTCCGGCATCGCCATCCTGGAGGATGCCGCTTACGCGGATCTGTGGCTGGAGGCCCCGCCGCCGCCATCGCTCAAGGCGCGCGACCGGGACGGCAGGGTGCTCTACATGGGCACCCTGTCCAAAGCCGTCAGCCCCGGACTGCGTCTGGGCTGGCTGGTCGGACACGAGCCGGTCATACGCCGGCTCGCCGACATCAAAATGCAAACCGACTACGGAACCAGCTCCCTTGCTCAGGAAGCTGCCGCACTCTGGTTTGCCGAAGGGCATCACGAGCAGCATCTGGAACGCCTGCGCCCCGAGCTGCGCAGGCGGCGGGACCACATGCTGGAGCTGCTCGAACGGCATTTCCGCGGCCTGGCCGAATGGAACAGGCCTGCCGGCGGCTTCTACGTCTGGCTCCGGTTTACGGCCGGCCAGCCTTCGATCCGCAAACTGTTCCACGCCTGCCTGGAACAGGGCGTGTTAATCCATCCCGGCTACCTGTACGACCGCCTGGATGCCGAACATTTGCGGCTGTCCTATGCTTACGCATCGCCGGAGGAAATGGAACGCGGCCTGCGTATCCTTGCCCAGACGGCAAAGCGCATGCTGGATTAA
- a CDS encoding sugar ABC transporter permease, with the protein MATNVFKKYLSLLAFTAPAFIIYAIFLLIPTFGGMFYSLTDWNGLNKDYSFIGLGNFVELFKEDPDFLNSLWFTMKYVVFMLILQNGIALLLAVFIETRTRSKGLFRTLFFMPNMISTIISAFMWTFIFSQVLPQLAEKLAITFLDQQWLGDPQFSFYSILTVSLWNGVGYMMIIYLAALQGVPKSLKEAAVIDGANAFQVLRNVVMPMITHAITICFFLTLNGAFKVFEVVYGLTGGGPGRATQVITMNIYEEAFSNNFRYGYASAKSVVLFVIVLIFTLIQITVMKKKEVEA; encoded by the coding sequence ATGGCTACGAATGTTTTCAAAAAGTATTTATCCTTGCTGGCGTTTACGGCACCGGCCTTTATCATTTATGCCATATTTCTGCTCATTCCGACATTCGGCGGCATGTTCTACAGCTTGACGGACTGGAACGGGCTAAATAAGGACTACAGCTTCATCGGTTTGGGCAACTTCGTGGAGCTGTTCAAGGAAGATCCCGATTTCCTGAATTCGCTGTGGTTCACGATGAAGTACGTCGTATTTATGCTGATTCTGCAAAACGGAATTGCGCTGCTGCTCGCCGTGTTCATCGAGACACGTACGCGCAGCAAAGGATTGTTCCGGACGCTGTTCTTCATGCCGAACATGATCAGTACAATTATCAGCGCCTTCATGTGGACGTTCATCTTTTCCCAAGTGCTGCCGCAGCTGGCCGAAAAGCTGGCGATAACGTTCCTTGACCAACAGTGGCTGGGGGATCCCCAGTTTTCGTTCTACTCGATTCTGACCGTATCGCTCTGGAATGGCGTGGGGTACATGATGATTATCTACCTGGCGGCCTTGCAGGGCGTACCGAAAAGTTTGAAGGAGGCCGCCGTCATTGACGGAGCGAACGCGTTTCAAGTGCTGCGCAACGTGGTCATGCCGATGATTACCCATGCGATCACGATCTGTTTCTTTCTTACGCTGAACGGCGCGTTCAAGGTATTTGAAGTTGTGTATGGTCTGACGGGTGGAGGACCGGGACGGGCTACGCAGGTGATCACGATGAACATCTATGAAGAAGCGTTCTCGAACAATTTTCGTTATGGATACGCCAGCGCCAAGTCGGTCGTGCTGTTCGTTATCGTGCTGATCTTTACGCTCATTCAGATTACGGTCATGAAGAAGAAAGAGGTGGAAGCATGA
- a CDS encoding IS3 family transposase, producing the protein MEEYRSDFRVEKMCKVLQVSRSGYYKWRLAAPSNRDQRRKRLTNRILWHYHDSDSRYGSPRIRNELLKEGWVVSERTVGFIMRENGLRSCVSLKFKVCTTDSRHTFPVAPNELQQDFSASKPAEKWVADITYIPCRQGRLYLASILDLYTKQIVGWKLSDRMTTDLVMDALNQAYTAKKPAKGLIHHSDRGAQYASKEYRRKLEQYGMKASMSRPGNCYDNACIEAFHSTLKRELIYRIPRFKTKAEAYEALYRYLEFFYNRKRSHSALGYLSPLEFEQQYYQKTS; encoded by the coding sequence ATCGAAGAGTATCGCTCCGACTTTCGAGTGGAGAAGATGTGCAAGGTCTTGCAAGTGTCTCGGAGTGGCTACTACAAATGGCGTTTGGCTGCACCATCCAACCGAGATCAGCGGAGGAAACGCCTTACGAATCGAATTTTGTGGCACTATCATGACTCGGATTCGAGGTATGGTAGTCCTCGTATTCGCAATGAACTTTTAAAAGAAGGTTGGGTCGTATCGGAGCGTACGGTCGGCTTCATCATGCGCGAAAACGGACTTCGTTCCTGTGTTTCGCTTAAGTTTAAAGTGTGTACAACGGATTCCAGACATACGTTTCCGGTAGCGCCTAATGAGCTCCAGCAAGACTTTTCAGCTTCAAAACCGGCCGAAAAATGGGTCGCAGACATCACCTATATCCCATGCCGTCAGGGCAGACTGTATTTAGCCAGCATTTTGGATCTGTATACCAAGCAAATTGTAGGTTGGAAGCTGAGCGACCGCATGACCACTGATCTCGTCATGGATGCATTAAACCAGGCCTATACTGCGAAAAAGCCAGCAAAAGGGCTCATCCACCACTCTGATCGTGGAGCACAATATGCTTCCAAGGAGTATCGACGCAAGTTGGAACAGTATGGGATGAAAGCGAGTATGAGCAGGCCTGGAAACTGCTATGACAATGCTTGTATTGAAGCCTTTCACAGCACATTGAAGCGAGAACTGATCTATCGCATCCCTAGATTTAAAACGAAGGCAGAAGCCTATGAAGCACTATATCGCTACTTGGAATTCTTTTATAATCGCAAACGCTCACACAGTGCACTGGGTTACCTGTCTCCTTTGGAATTCGAGCAACAGTATTACCAAAAAACCTCATAA
- a CDS encoding LysE family transporter: MEVIMHAAMLAFGLILPLGVQNVFVFNQGMMQPNLIRALPAVITAGLCDTLLIGAAVGGISLVLLQWPLLAGALYACGGLFLLYMAWSVWRSTGATNAAPKLIAPGRQILFAASVSLLNPHALLDTVAVIGTSSLQYDGKERLLFAIVAAAVSWIWFFGLAGAGRWVGGSDRSGRVGWWFNRLSAAVMFAMGSMMLWKWMAV; this comes from the coding sequence ATGGAGGTCATTATGCATGCCGCCATGCTGGCGTTTGGTCTGATTTTGCCGCTTGGCGTGCAGAACGTATTTGTTTTCAACCAGGGCATGATGCAGCCCAACCTGATTCGGGCACTGCCAGCCGTGATTACGGCGGGGCTCTGCGATACATTGCTGATCGGAGCCGCGGTCGGGGGCATTTCGCTTGTCCTGCTGCAGTGGCCGTTATTGGCAGGCGCATTGTATGCCTGCGGCGGCTTGTTCCTGTTATATATGGCATGGAGCGTCTGGCGATCGACCGGGGCAACCAATGCAGCACCGAAGCTGATTGCGCCGGGAAGGCAAATCCTATTTGCTGCTTCGGTATCTTTGCTCAATCCGCACGCATTGCTGGATACGGTAGCAGTAATCGGGACAAGCTCGTTGCAGTACGATGGCAAAGAACGCCTGCTGTTCGCGATCGTGGCCGCAGCAGTTTCGTGGATCTGGTTCTTCGGATTGGCAGGCGCGGGCAGGTGGGTTGGCGGAAGCGATCGTTCCGGCCGGGTCGGATGGTGGTTCAACCGTTTGTCGGCGGCAGTGATGTTTGCCATGGGGAGCATGATGCTTTGGAAATGGATGGCGGTTTGA
- a CDS encoding IS3 family transposase translates to MEEYRSDFRVEKMCKVLQVSRSGYYKWRLAAPSNRDQRRKRLTNRILWHYHDSDSRYGSPRIRNELLKEGWVVSERTVGFIMRENGLRSCVSLKFKVCTTDSRHTFPVAPNELQQDFSASKPAEKWVADITYIPCRQGRLYLASILDLYTKQIVGWKLSDRMTTDLVMDALNQAYTAKKPAKGLIHHSDRGAQYASKEYRRKLEQYGMKASMSRPGNCYDNACIEAFHSTLKRELIYRIPRFKTKAEAYEALYRYLEFFYNRKRSHSTLGYLSPWEFEQQYYQKTS, encoded by the coding sequence ATCGAAGAGTATCGCTCCGACTTTCGAGTGGAGAAGATGTGCAAGGTCTTGCAAGTGTCTCGGAGTGGCTACTACAAATGGCGTTTGGCTGCACCATCCAACCGAGATCAGCGGAGGAAACGCCTTACGAATCGAATTTTGTGGCACTATCATGACTCGGATTCGAGGTATGGTAGTCCTCGTATTCGCAATGAACTTTTAAAAGAAGGTTGGGTCGTATCGGAGCGTACGGTCGGCTTCATCATGCGCGAAAACGGACTTCGTTCCTGTGTTTCGCTTAAGTTTAAAGTGTGTACAACGGATTCCAGACATACGTTTCCGGTAGCGCCTAATGAGCTCCAGCAAGACTTTTCAGCTTCAAAACCGGCCGAAAAATGGGTCGCAGACATCACCTATATCCCATGCCGTCAGGGCAGACTGTATTTAGCCAGCATTTTGGATCTGTATACCAAGCAAATTGTAGGTTGGAAGCTGAGCGACCGCATGACCACTGATCTCGTCATGGATGCATTAAACCAGGCCTATACTGCGAAAAAGCCAGCAAAAGGGCTCATCCACCACTCTGATCGTGGAGCACAATATGCTTCCAAAGAGTATCGACGCAAGTTGGAACAGTATGGGATGAAAGCGAGTATGAGCAGGCCTGGAAACTGCTATGACAATGCTTGTATTGAAGCCTTTCACAGCACATTGAAGCGAGAACTGATCTATCGCATCCCTAGATTTAAAACGAAGGCAGAAGCCTATGAAGCACTATATCGCTACTTGGAATTCTTTTATAATCGCAAACGCTCACACAGTACACTGGGTTACCTGTCTCCTTGGGAATTCGAGCAACAGTATTACCAAAAAACCTCATAA
- a CDS encoding carbohydrate ABC transporter permease — translation MRMQKVNSYLIRLLLIAGALFAMLPIYMAVVNSFKTQGEMFQSFIALPTTLHWENYTDAFNKINLLRSSMNSAIVSFLGIGGIVFCASLAGYKLSRTAGRLSNLIFFLFVASMLVPFHSIMIPLTRVAKGLAVQGSTYGLALIYVGLGVNMAIFLYHGFVKSIPRELEESAQMDGCNEFQTFFRIIFPLLLPITVTIAILDFLWIWNDFLLPLLMLTDVNRYTLILSTNMLFGEYNKEWPLILSSLVLTAVPVVLIYAFFQKFIMEGIAEGAVKG, via the coding sequence ATGAGGATGCAAAAAGTCAACAGCTACCTGATCCGCTTGCTGCTCATCGCAGGTGCTCTCTTCGCCATGCTGCCGATCTATATGGCCGTCGTCAATTCGTTCAAAACGCAGGGAGAAATGTTTCAATCATTCATCGCGCTGCCAACGACGCTGCACTGGGAAAACTATACGGATGCGTTTAACAAAATCAACCTGCTGCGCAGTTCGATGAACTCGGCAATCGTCTCGTTCCTCGGCATCGGCGGTATCGTATTCTGCGCTTCCCTGGCCGGATATAAATTGTCGCGTACAGCCGGACGGCTGAGCAACCTGATCTTTTTCCTGTTCGTGGCATCGATGCTGGTGCCGTTCCACTCGATCATGATTCCGCTGACGCGAGTGGCGAAAGGGCTTGCGGTACAAGGAAGCACCTACGGGCTGGCCCTCATCTATGTCGGACTTGGCGTCAACATGGCCATCTTCCTCTATCACGGGTTTGTGAAGTCCATTCCGCGCGAGCTGGAAGAATCGGCACAGATGGACGGCTGTAATGAATTCCAGACGTTCTTCCGCATCATTTTCCCGCTGCTGCTGCCGATTACGGTAACGATTGCGATTCTGGACTTCCTGTGGATCTGGAACGACTTTCTGCTGCCGCTGCTCATGCTGACGGACGTTAACCGCTATACGTTGATTCTGTCAACGAATATGCTGTTTGGCGAGTACAACAAGGAATGGCCGCTGATCCTGTCGTCCCTCGTGCTGACCGCCGTTCCGGTCGTCCTGATCTATGCGTTTTTCCAGAAATTCATCATGGAGGGAATCGCGGAGGGAGCGGTAAAAGGCTGA